The proteins below come from a single Clupea harengus chromosome 21, Ch_v2.0.2, whole genome shotgun sequence genomic window:
- the gpr183b gene encoding G-protein coupled receptor 183-B has protein sequence MPCFTTEKIHTIPRIPIPPVETLGPFPVLHHTMLGAEVNDSDISVSDAGVNCTGLYDHRSVARVVMPLHYTLVFVLGLLGNSLALHVIWTRRVKMNATTLYSANLAASDVLFTLSLPLRALYYALGFHWPLGEVACKFTGMLFYINTYSGVNFMTCLALDRMVAMVGPRRLTRFRQIGTVRWVCVGVWVLVVGQTLPLLGMQMTREEPDGSISCMEYPSLEARAGKTLPHTLIGAVTLGYGVPVVTILVCYSVLWHKLCSVMRGNQLTERSGRSQKAMGVTAAVVLVFLVCFSPYHLNLLQYMIRKLLYEPSCAELRSFQVSLHVTVCLMNLNSCLDPFVYFFACQGYKHKVLMLLKKKPVLSNSIYTSPESSCSNHNRENRYSVRVRLNSVKGKDESL, from the exons ATGCCATGCTTCACCACTGAAAAAATACATACTATACCTAGGATACCTATTCCACCAGTAG aaACACTGGGCCCCTTTCCTGTGTTACACCACACCATGCTTGGAGCGGAGGTGAACGACAGTGACATCAGCGTCAGTGATGCCGGCGTGAACTGCACGGGCCTGTACGACCACCGGAGCGTGGCACGCGTGGTCATGCCACTGCACTACACGCTGGTGTTCGTCCTGGGCCTGCTGGGCAACAGCCTGGCACTGCACGTGATCTGGACGAGGCGGGTTAAGATGAACGCCACCACGCTGTACTCGGCCAACCTGGCGGCGTCCGACGTGCTGTTCACGCTCTCGCTGCCGCTGCGGGCGCTCTACTACGCGCTGGGTTTCCACTGGCCTCTGGGCGAGGTCGCCTGCAAGTTCACTGGCATGCTCTTCTACATCAATACGTACTCCGGCGTGAACTTCATGACGTGCCTGGCGCTGGACCGAATGGTGGCGATGGTGGGCCCTCGCCGACTGACCCGGTTCAGGCAGATAGGCACGGTGCGCTGGGTGTGCGTGGGCGTCTGGGTGCTGGTGGTGGGACAAACACTCCCCCTGCTGGGCATGCAGATGACACGCGAGGAACCCGACGGCAGCATCTCCTGCATGGAGTACCCGAGCCTGGAGGCGAGGGCGGGGAAGACGCTCCCTCACACCCTCATCGGCGCAGTCACACTGGGCTACGGTGTGCCCGTGGTAACCATCCTGGTGTGCTACTCTGTGTTGTGGCACAAGCTCTGCAGTGTCATGCGCGGCAACCAGCTGACGGAGCGCTCGGGTCGCAGCCAGAAGGCCATGGGGGTGACTGCGGCGGTGGTGCTGGTCTTCCTGGTGTGCTTCTCGCCGTACCACCTGAATCTGCTGCAGTACATGATCCGGAAGCTTCTGTACGAGCCCAGCTGCGCGGAGTTACGCTCCTTCCAGGTGTCGCTGCACGTCACCGTCTGCCTCATGAACCTCAACTCCTGTCTGGACCCCTTCGTCTACTTCTTCGCCTGCCAGGGCTACAAGCACAAGGTGTTGATGTTGCTCAAGAAGAAGCCAGTCCTATCCAACAGCATCTACACGTCCCCCGAGAGCTCCTGCTCCAATCACAACCGGGAGAACCGCTACAGTGTCCGCGTGCGCCTGAACAGTGTCAAGGGCAAGGACGAGTCGTTGTGA